A DNA window from Streptococcus sp. LPB0220 contains the following coding sequences:
- a CDS encoding biotin transporter BioY, whose product MKKIFPLVLISIGVAMISVLSQFTIPFGPIPLTLQTLMIGIIGTIYKPSHAFVTVCLYLLLGFLGFPVFAGGAGGASHFLGPTAGFLLFFPFRAWITSLFTNAKSSIFTIFLANLLSSALLFVSGAIGFMLVTHTDLQKAFTLVVAPFILADLIKLVIITITSKAIFASLKHHWYFK is encoded by the coding sequence ATGAAGAAAATCTTTCCCTTAGTTCTCATCTCCATTGGAGTGGCCATGATCTCCGTCCTATCTCAATTCACCATTCCATTTGGTCCAATTCCTTTGACCCTACAGACACTCATGATCGGGATCATCGGGACCATCTATAAACCCAGCCATGCCTTTGTCACAGTCTGTCTTTACCTGCTTTTAGGCTTCTTAGGTTTTCCAGTATTTGCCGGAGGTGCTGGTGGTGCTTCACATTTCCTTGGTCCTACTGCTGGTTTCCTCCTCTTCTTCCCATTCCGAGCATGGATCACGTCTCTATTTACCAATGCTAAATCCAGCATTTTCACTATCTTTTTGGCCAATCTCCTCAGTAGTGCTCTCCTCTTTGTGTCAGGAGCTATCGGCTTTATGCTGGTCACGCATACCGATCTCCAAAAAGCATTTACTTTGGTCGTTGCTCCCTTTATCCTTGCCGACCTCATCAAACTGGTCATCATCACGATCACCAGCAAGGCGATTTTTGCCAGTCTCAAACACCACTGGTATTTCAAATAA